The Lemur catta isolate mLemCat1 chromosome X, mLemCat1.pri, whole genome shotgun sequence genome has a window encoding:
- the DNASE1L1 gene encoding deoxyribonuclease-1-like 1, producing MHCPAAILLILLASGAEAFRICAFNAQRLTLAKVAREQVMDTLVRILARCDIMVLQEVVDSSGSAIPLLLRELNRFDGSGPYKSLSSPLLGRSTYMEKYVYVYRSQKTQVLNYYVYNDKDDLFAREPFVAQFTLPSKVLPSLVLVPLHTTPKAVEKELNALYDVFLDVSQHWQSKDIILLGDFNADCGSLTKKRLDELVLRTEPGFHWVIADGEDTTVRASTHCAYDRIVLHGEHCQSLLQAAAAFDFPRSFQLTEEEALNISDHYPVEVELSQAVHSVQPLSLATSAAAVAAALSFLPPQLSPGA from the exons ATGCACTGCCCAGCCGCAATCCTGCTCATCCTCCTGGCCAGTGGGGCTGAGGCCTTTCGCATCTGTGCCTTCAATGCCCAGCGGCTGACTCTGGCCAAGGTAGCCAGAGAGCAAGTGATGGACACCTTAGTTCGG ATCCTGGCTCGCTGTGACATCATGGTACTGCAGGAGGTGGTGGACTCTTCTGGCAGCGCCATCCCCCTCCTACTTCGAGAACTCAACCG ATTTGATGGCTCCGGGCCCTACAAGTCCTTGAGCAGCCCCCTGCTGGGGCGCAGTACGTACATGGAGAAGTATGTGTATGTCTATCG GTCACAGAAGACACAGGTCCTGAATTACTACGTGTACAACGACAAGGATGATCTCTTTGCCCGAGAGCCCTTTGTGGCCCAGTTCACTTTGCCCAGCAAGG TCCTTCCTAGCCTGGTGCTGGTCCCGCTGCATACTACTCCTAAGGCCGTAGAGAAGGAGCTGAATGCCCTATACGACGTGTTTCTCGATGTCTCCCAGCACTGGCAGAGCAAG GATATCATCCTGCTTGGGGACTTCAATGCTGATTGTGGTTCACTGACAAAAAAGCGCCTGGATGAGCTGGTACTGCGGACTGAGCCTGGCTTCCACTGGGTGATTGCCGACGGGGAAGACACCACAGTTCGGGCCAGTACCCACTGCGCCTACGACCGCATCGTGCTGCATGGGGAGCACTGCCAGAGCCTGCTGCAGGCCGCTGCCGCCTTCGACTTCCCCAGGAGCTTCCAGCTCACCGAGGAGGAG GCCCTCAACATCAGTGACCACTACCCTGTGGAGGTGGAGCTGAGCCAGGCAGTGCACAGCGTCCAGCCCCTCAGCCTGGCTACTTCTGCTGCTGCTGTCGCTGCTGCTCTGTCATTCCTGCCCCCTCAGCTAAGCCCTGGGGCCTGA